From the genome of Halomonas sp. I5-271120, one region includes:
- the accB gene encoding acetyl-CoA carboxylase biotin carboxyl carrier protein has protein sequence MDIRKVKKLIELLEESNISEIEIQEGEESVRISRHPNGVAYQPAPAAAAPAAPAAAPAAPAASAEPAAPAEPTGHTVNSPMVGTFYRAPAPGSKAFVEVGQSVKKGETICIVEAMKMMNQIEADKDGVIEAILAEDGEPVEYDQPMLVIG, from the coding sequence ATGGATATCCGCAAGGTCAAGAAGCTGATCGAGCTGCTGGAAGAATCCAACATCAGCGAAATCGAGATTCAGGAAGGCGAAGAGTCGGTTCGTATCAGCCGTCACCCCAACGGCGTGGCCTATCAGCCGGCCCCGGCCGCTGCAGCCCCGGCGGCACCCGCTGCCGCTCCGGCAGCGCCTGCGGCATCGGCAGAGCCAGCCGCCCCGGCCGAGCCCACCGGCCATACCGTGAATTCGCCGATGGTCGGCACGTTCTATCGCGCTCCGGCACCGGGCTCCAAGGCGTTCGTCGAAGTCGGTCAGAGCGTCAAGAAAGGGGAAACGATCTGCATCGTCGAAGCCATGAAGATGATGAACCAGATCGAAGCGGACAAGGACGGCGTCATCGAAGCCATCCTGGCCGAAGACGGCGAACCGGTGGAATACGACCAGCCCATGCTGGTCATCGGCTAA
- the dsbD gene encoding protein-disulfide reductase DsbD, which translates to MLTLISRFMFLAFGLLLTFSLPVQAQLFPSGGSNGDFLPVEEAFSPQAWIDGDRLMVGIEAADGYYLYRHRLSISTDSSEVTLGEPVLPAGTFKKDEFLGEVYVFHDRVTFPVPIKDPGDADSIDVTLHYQGCAEAGLCYPPQQVELTALPGSAPAAFAPPSSSPQEDTIEPAETAPEASSLTSEDGQFSNLLQDASPALVLGLFFLAGLGLTFTPCVLPMMPILASIIVGQRPSRLRAFALSGSYVTGMALTYAGVGVLMGLFGAGLNLQARLQSPAVLIPFAALFVVFALAMFSVFQLRLPARLTQRLDAWQDRAQQSGPLGLALAGALSVLVVSPCVSAPLAGALVFISSTGDAAMGGLGLLALALGMGVPLLIVGTFGATLLPRSGAWMQHVKSAFGVLLLGIAIWLVERLLPGPLTLLLWGALAIGSALALGALRFDHPKGLARLGQAGGLMLLAWGLTLVVGAAGGAEDPLRPLAWQTNTAATSVSQPAASPRFTTVTGLAGLNAELDRAARSGQPAFVDVSADWCISCKIMERDVFPDPQVAARLDDFYRIRVDVTESNAESRALLERFELFGPPSLLFFNAGKEIRDARIQGEVEAAPFADHLSALLEWFAKRDGPAGHSA; encoded by the coding sequence ATGTTGACGTTGATCTCACGGTTCATGTTTCTCGCCTTTGGTCTGCTGCTGACCTTTTCGCTTCCGGTACAGGCCCAGCTGTTTCCCTCGGGTGGCAGCAATGGCGACTTCCTGCCGGTAGAGGAAGCCTTCAGCCCTCAGGCCTGGATCGACGGCGACCGTCTGATGGTCGGCATCGAGGCCGCCGATGGCTACTATCTCTATCGCCACCGACTGAGCATCAGCACCGACAGCTCCGAGGTAACGCTTGGCGAGCCCGTCTTGCCTGCCGGCACCTTCAAGAAGGATGAGTTCCTCGGCGAGGTCTATGTCTTCCATGATCGCGTCACCTTCCCGGTACCTATCAAAGATCCAGGCGACGCCGACTCGATCGACGTCACCCTGCACTATCAGGGCTGCGCCGAAGCCGGGCTCTGCTATCCCCCGCAGCAGGTTGAACTGACTGCCTTGCCAGGCTCCGCCCCGGCGGCCTTCGCACCGCCCTCCTCTTCGCCACAGGAGGATACAATCGAGCCCGCCGAGACGGCGCCTGAGGCGTCCTCACTGACCAGCGAAGACGGCCAGTTCAGCAACCTGTTGCAGGATGCCTCCCCGGCACTGGTGCTGGGCCTCTTTTTCCTCGCCGGGCTGGGGCTGACCTTTACCCCCTGCGTACTGCCGATGATGCCGATCCTTGCCTCGATCATCGTCGGCCAGCGGCCCTCGCGGCTGCGCGCTTTCGCGCTGTCCGGCAGCTACGTCACCGGCATGGCGCTGACCTATGCCGGCGTCGGCGTGCTGATGGGACTGTTCGGTGCAGGGCTCAATCTCCAGGCACGCCTGCAGTCTCCGGCGGTCTTGATTCCCTTCGCCGCGCTGTTCGTGGTGTTCGCACTGGCCATGTTCAGTGTCTTCCAGCTGCGGCTGCCCGCGAGGCTCACCCAGCGCCTCGACGCCTGGCAGGACCGCGCTCAGCAGAGCGGCCCGCTGGGACTGGCGCTGGCCGGCGCCCTATCGGTACTGGTGGTCTCGCCCTGCGTCTCGGCCCCCCTGGCCGGTGCTCTGGTGTTTATCTCATCTACCGGCGATGCCGCCATGGGTGGGCTGGGCCTGCTCGCCCTGGCGCTGGGCATGGGCGTACCGCTGCTGATCGTCGGCACCTTCGGGGCCACGCTGCTTCCCCGCAGCGGCGCCTGGATGCAGCACGTCAAGTCCGCCTTCGGCGTGCTCTTGCTGGGCATTGCGATCTGGCTGGTTGAGCGCCTGCTGCCGGGGCCGCTGACGCTGCTGCTGTGGGGTGCGCTGGCCATTGGCAGCGCCCTGGCGCTGGGCGCCCTGCGCTTCGATCATCCCAAGGGGCTTGCTCGGCTGGGTCAGGCCGGGGGGCTTATGCTGCTGGCCTGGGGGCTCACTCTGGTCGTCGGAGCGGCCGGCGGCGCCGAGGACCCGCTACGTCCGCTGGCCTGGCAAACCAACACTGCCGCCACCAGCGTCAGCCAACCCGCTGCCTCGCCACGCTTCACCACGGTCACGGGGCTCGCGGGGCTCAACGCCGAACTCGACCGTGCCGCTCGCAGCGGCCAACCGGCCTTCGTCGACGTCAGTGCCGACTGGTGCATATCCTGCAAGATCATGGAGCGCGACGTTTTCCCCGACCCGCAGGTGGCGGCACGGCTCGACGACTTTTATCGCATTCGCGTCGATGTGACCGAGAGCAACGCTGAAAGCCGCGCCCTGCTCGAGCGCTTCGAGCTGTTTGGGCCACCCAGCCTGCTGTTCTTTAACGCCGGCAAGGAAATCAGAGATGCCCGCATTCAAGGTGAAGTGGAAGCCGCTCCCTTTGCCGATCACCTGAGCGCCTTGCTGGAATGGTTTGCCAAGCGCGATGGGCCCGCCGGGCACTCAGCCTGA
- a CDS encoding DUF2333 family protein, giving the protein MSLFGSRKARPTRPTDILERPDYGWVWKPLLGLVVVYLVVTLALGAWWSLTPDGFDVQQASAEQRGRLASDAPGAAPLDTSPAGRGAVIIATQMTLLDTLLDKQGGYLRNDMLPPGLWLDNMPAWELGVLKQARGEAHTLVEKSAMQPGALKEAQERLDGDSQDWLYPSTEHRIAKARDAYAVVLDDLNQQRDALPAEGDVPAYWLSRVARRLDELTYRLSASVADPEALRELEVDVDQLPGRTPWYRVDDIFFEARGQAWALEHLLAAMVADYGDVMAAADAEPLVERLQAELKQAQRTLWSPVVLNGTGFGIFANHSLMMAAYTQRAAKLAEALSGRLAGVSAPDASLNQSADPSAQEPMATQAGAETGAQAEAQAEAQPQAQDETSASAADEAASPDAEAKAPGTTPDTAAADESPAAPSSGSDEASAGEPSADSAEPAVDGADTNADS; this is encoded by the coding sequence ATGTCATTGTTCGGATCACGCAAGGCCCGCCCCACCCGGCCCACGGATATTCTGGAACGCCCCGACTACGGCTGGGTGTGGAAGCCGCTGCTGGGACTGGTCGTTGTCTATCTGGTCGTGACCCTGGCGCTGGGTGCCTGGTGGAGCCTGACGCCGGACGGTTTCGACGTGCAGCAGGCCAGTGCCGAGCAGCGTGGCCGGCTTGCGTCTGACGCTCCCGGCGCGGCGCCGCTTGATACCAGCCCGGCAGGGCGCGGGGCGGTGATCATAGCGACCCAGATGACGCTGCTCGATACGCTGCTCGACAAGCAGGGTGGCTATCTGCGTAACGACATGCTGCCGCCGGGACTATGGCTCGACAACATGCCTGCCTGGGAGCTTGGCGTGCTCAAGCAGGCCCGCGGTGAAGCGCATACTCTGGTGGAAAAGAGCGCCATGCAGCCGGGAGCGTTGAAAGAGGCCCAGGAGCGGCTGGACGGCGACAGCCAGGACTGGCTTTATCCTTCCACCGAACACCGCATAGCCAAGGCTCGCGATGCCTACGCAGTGGTGCTGGATGATCTCAATCAGCAGCGTGATGCACTGCCGGCTGAAGGCGATGTGCCGGCGTATTGGCTGTCGCGCGTGGCCCGGCGCCTGGATGAGCTGACCTACCGTCTGTCGGCCAGCGTCGCCGACCCAGAGGCCCTGCGCGAACTCGAGGTGGATGTCGATCAGTTGCCGGGCCGGACGCCCTGGTACCGGGTTGACGATATTTTCTTCGAGGCGCGCGGTCAGGCCTGGGCGCTGGAGCATCTGCTAGCCGCCATGGTCGCCGACTACGGTGACGTGATGGCCGCCGCCGATGCTGAACCTTTGGTGGAGCGCCTGCAGGCCGAGCTCAAGCAGGCTCAGCGGACACTGTGGAGCCCGGTGGTACTAAACGGTACGGGGTTTGGCATCTTTGCCAACCACTCGCTGATGATGGCCGCCTATACCCAGCGCGCCGCGAAGCTGGCCGAGGCGCTTTCCGGTCGTCTGGCGGGTGTCAGTGCGCCGGACGCCTCGCTGAATCAGTCGGCTGATCCGTCAGCGCAAGAGCCCATGGCCACTCAGGCCGGAGCCGAGACAGGTGCTCAGGCGGAAGCCCAGGCGGAAGCCCAGCCCCAGGCTCAAGATGAAACCAGCGCTTCGGCGGCCGACGAAGCAGCGTCGCCGGATGCAGAGGCCAAGGCGCCCGGCACCACACCCGACACGGCCGCTGCCGATGAATCACCGGCCGCTCCATCGTCTGGCAGTGACGAGGCGAGTGCCGGTGAGCCGTCTGCCGACTCGGCTGAGCCGGCGGTTGATGGGGCGGATACAAACGCGGATAGCTAG
- the prmA gene encoding 50S ribosomal protein L11 methyltransferase, producing the protein MPWLQLKARIAPAQAEILEELLLAEGASAITLQDAHDDPVFEPDRGTTPLWDETVLTGLYDDLEGIDAMLDQVRAAWAAEVPDEPCPEIEYELLADRDWEREWMDGFAPLKMGSRLWIVPSWQEAPDADAVNLRLDPGLAFGTGTHPTTALCLEWLDGLAVAGELDGREVLDVGCGSGILAIAALKLGALRATGSDIDPQALTASRDNAERNEVEADRLALYYPEQLSADRYPIVVANILAGPLIELAPTIAGHVAPGGRLALSGILAHQADEVLEAYLAQGLSMAEPEEREGWVRLEGYRIGG; encoded by the coding sequence ATGCCCTGGTTACAACTCAAGGCTCGCATCGCCCCGGCTCAGGCCGAGATTCTCGAGGAGCTGCTGCTCGCCGAGGGCGCCAGCGCCATTACGCTGCAGGACGCCCACGACGACCCCGTTTTCGAACCCGACCGGGGTACCACGCCACTGTGGGACGAGACGGTCCTGACCGGGCTCTATGACGACCTGGAAGGCATCGACGCCATGCTGGATCAGGTCCGCGCGGCCTGGGCCGCCGAGGTCCCCGACGAGCCGTGCCCCGAGATCGAGTATGAGCTGCTGGCCGATCGCGACTGGGAGCGCGAATGGATGGACGGCTTCGCCCCGCTGAAGATGGGCAGCCGCCTGTGGATCGTGCCGAGCTGGCAGGAGGCGCCAGACGCGGACGCCGTCAACCTGCGACTCGACCCGGGTCTGGCCTTCGGCACCGGCACCCACCCCACCACCGCCCTGTGCCTCGAATGGCTCGATGGCCTGGCGGTTGCCGGCGAGCTGGATGGCCGCGAGGTACTCGACGTGGGCTGCGGCTCGGGCATCCTGGCGATCGCTGCCCTCAAGCTCGGCGCTCTGCGGGCCACCGGCAGCGATATCGACCCTCAGGCCCTCACCGCCAGCCGAGACAACGCCGAGCGCAACGAGGTCGAAGCCGACCGGCTGGCGCTCTACTACCCCGAGCAGCTCAGCGCCGACCGCTACCCGATCGTCGTCGCCAACATCCTGGCCGGCCCGCTAATCGAACTGGCACCCACCATCGCCGGGCACGTCGCCCCCGGTGGTCGCCTGGCCCTCTCGGGCATCCTCGCCCATCAGGCCGACGAGGTACTGGAAGCCTATCTGGCCCAAGGACTTAGCATGGCCGAACCCGAGGAACGCGAGGGCTGGGTTCGCCTTGAAGGGTACCGCATCGGCGGCTGA
- the accC gene encoding acetyl-CoA carboxylase biotin carboxylase subunit codes for MLDKVLIANRGEIALRILRACKELGIKTVAVHSQADRELMHVRLADEAVCIGPASSAKSYLNIPALISAAEVTDADAIHPGYGFLSENANFAEQVERSGFTFIGPRADTIRLMGDKVSAIEAMMKAGVPTVPGSDGAVPEDPEEAMAVARRIGYPVIIKAASGGGGRGMRVVHSEAHLLSSISVTQNEANAAFGDGTVYMEKYLEQPRHVEVQVLADGQGNAVHLYDRDCSLQRRHQKVLEEAPAPGLDPEARAQVLKACTDACIEIGYRGAGTFEFLYENGEFFFIEMNTRVQVEHPVTEMVTGIDIVKEQLLIASGLPLSVRQEDIVLNGHAFECRINAEDARTFMPSPGKVTLYHAPGGLGVRMDSHLYTGYSVPPHYDSLIGKLITWGKNRENALTRMRNALDELLVEGIKTNIDLQKDLVRDGYFQQGGVNIHYLEKKLES; via the coding sequence ATGTTGGACAAGGTACTCATCGCCAATCGTGGCGAGATAGCCCTGCGCATCCTGCGTGCCTGCAAAGAGCTGGGCATCAAGACCGTGGCGGTGCATTCCCAGGCCGACCGTGAACTGATGCATGTGCGCCTGGCGGACGAAGCGGTGTGCATTGGCCCGGCCTCCTCGGCGAAGTCCTACCTGAACATCCCGGCGCTGATCAGTGCCGCGGAAGTCACCGACGCGGATGCCATTCATCCGGGCTATGGTTTCCTCTCCGAGAATGCCAACTTCGCCGAGCAGGTCGAGCGCTCCGGTTTCACCTTCATCGGCCCGCGCGCCGACACCATTCGCCTGATGGGTGACAAGGTCAGCGCCATCGAGGCGATGATGAAGGCCGGCGTACCGACGGTTCCCGGCTCCGACGGCGCGGTACCCGAGGACCCGGAAGAAGCGATGGCGGTGGCTCGCCGCATCGGCTATCCGGTCATCATCAAGGCGGCCTCAGGCGGCGGCGGGCGCGGCATGCGCGTGGTGCACAGCGAAGCTCACCTGCTCTCCTCGATCAGCGTGACTCAGAACGAGGCCAATGCCGCCTTCGGCGACGGCACCGTGTACATGGAGAAGTACCTGGAGCAGCCTCGCCACGTCGAGGTGCAGGTACTCGCCGACGGCCAGGGCAATGCCGTGCACCTCTATGACCGCGACTGCTCGCTGCAGCGCCGCCATCAGAAGGTACTGGAGGAAGCGCCGGCACCTGGGCTCGACCCTGAAGCCCGCGCTCAGGTCCTCAAGGCCTGTACCGATGCCTGCATCGAAATCGGCTACCGTGGCGCCGGCACCTTCGAATTCCTGTACGAGAATGGCGAGTTCTTCTTCATCGAGATGAACACTCGCGTGCAGGTCGAGCACCCGGTCACCGAAATGGTCACCGGCATCGACATCGTCAAGGAACAGCTGCTCATCGCCTCAGGCCTGCCGCTGTCGGTTCGCCAGGAGGACATCGTCCTCAACGGTCATGCCTTCGAGTGCCGCATCAACGCCGAGGATGCGCGCACCTTCATGCCGTCGCCGGGCAAGGTCACCCTCTATCACGCGCCGGGCGGCCTCGGCGTGCGCATGGACTCGCACCTCTACACCGGCTACTCGGTGCCGCCCCACTACGACTCCCTGATTGGCAAGCTGATCACCTGGGGCAAGAATCGCGAGAATGCCCTGACGCGCATGCGCAACGCGCTGGACGAGCTGCTGGTGGAAGGCATCAAGACCAACATCGACCTGCAGAAGGATCTGGTCCGCGACGGCTATTTCCAGCAGGGCGGGGTCAACATCCACTACTTGGAGAAAAAACTCGAGTCCTGA
- the dusB gene encoding tRNA dihydrouridine synthase DusB, translating to MSASLPAIGRHRLTNRVILAPMAGVTDRPFRQLCRQLGAGLVVSEMVTADPALWHTRKSRLRLDHSGEPGPRSVQIAGGDAEMLAEAARLNADQGAEIIDINMGCPAKKVCNKAAGSALLRDEALVAEILDAVVAAVDIPVTLKIRTGWCADSNNGVRVAKLAEAAGIQALAVHGRHRQQRYSGYAEYDTIAAIKDAVSMPIFANGDIDSPAKAAAVLDYTGADAVMIGRGAQGNPWIFQETDHYLRHGTILPAPSRDERRRVMQGHLNALHDFYGEHMGVRIARKHLGWYLAWHCPADELKAHRARFNILESARDQLHFVDELFCHGAEGSPRTLTTDGTSAA from the coding sequence ATGTCCGCTAGCCTTCCCGCCATCGGTCGGCACCGCTTGACCAATCGCGTGATCCTGGCCCCCATGGCCGGCGTCACCGACCGCCCCTTCCGCCAGCTCTGCCGGCAGTTGGGCGCTGGCCTAGTGGTCTCCGAGATGGTTACCGCCGATCCCGCCCTCTGGCATACACGCAAGTCGCGCCTGAGGCTCGATCATAGCGGAGAGCCGGGGCCGCGCAGCGTGCAGATCGCCGGCGGCGATGCCGAGATGCTCGCCGAAGCAGCGCGCCTCAACGCCGACCAGGGCGCCGAGATCATCGATATCAACATGGGCTGTCCGGCGAAGAAGGTCTGCAACAAGGCCGCAGGCTCGGCGCTGCTGCGCGACGAGGCGCTGGTGGCCGAGATTCTCGACGCCGTGGTCGCCGCCGTCGACATCCCGGTGACGCTGAAGATTCGCACCGGCTGGTGTGCCGACAGCAACAACGGCGTGCGGGTCGCCAAGCTCGCCGAAGCCGCCGGTATCCAGGCCCTCGCCGTACACGGTCGCCATCGCCAACAGCGTTACAGCGGCTATGCCGAGTACGACACCATCGCCGCCATCAAGGATGCTGTGTCGATGCCGATATTCGCCAATGGTGATATCGATTCTCCGGCCAAGGCAGCCGCCGTCCTCGACTATACTGGTGCGGATGCGGTGATGATCGGGCGTGGCGCACAGGGCAATCCCTGGATTTTCCAGGAAACTGACCATTATCTGCGCCACGGCACGATACTGCCCGCCCCCTCTCGGGACGAGCGTCGCCGAGTGATGCAAGGGCACCTCAACGCCCTGCACGACTTCTATGGGGAACACATGGGCGTACGCATCGCGCGCAAGCACCTGGGATGGTATCTGGCCTGGCACTGCCCGGCCGACGAACTCAAAGCCCACCGGGCCCGTTTCAACATCCTGGAGAGCGCCCGGGATCAACTTCATTTCGTGGACGAACTGTTTTGTCACGGCGCCGAAGGCTCGCCACGGACCCTGACAACAGATGGAACCAGTGCAGCATGA
- the fis gene encoding DNA-binding transcriptional regulator Fis, with the protein MTSRQATTPDDLMATGQDALSLTAIERGAALASAPHHQEQPLREAVDAAMRRYFDHLDGGVVTDLYAMVMAEVEAPLLATVMEHANGNQTRAAEMLGLNRGTLRKKLKQYALI; encoded by the coding sequence ATGACCAGTAGGCAAGCGACAACGCCCGACGATCTCATGGCCACCGGCCAGGACGCCTTGAGCCTCACCGCCATCGAACGCGGTGCCGCCCTGGCAAGTGCCCCCCATCATCAGGAACAGCCGCTGCGCGAAGCGGTCGATGCTGCCATGCGCCGCTACTTCGACCACCTCGACGGCGGCGTGGTGACCGACCTCTATGCCATGGTCATGGCCGAAGTCGAGGCGCCGCTGCTGGCCACGGTGATGGAGCACGCCAATGGCAACCAGACCCGCGCCGCCGAGATGCTCGGCCTCAACCGCGGCACCCTGCGCAAGAAGCTCAAGCAGTATGCACTGATCTGA
- the purH gene encoding bifunctional phosphoribosylaminoimidazolecarboxamide formyltransferase/IMP cyclohydrolase: MANQAPSPLPVRRALISVSDKTGIVEFAKGLVAHDVELLSTGGTFRLLKEEGVAVTEVSEHTGFPEIMDGRVKTLHPKIHGGILGRRGQDDAVMAEHDIAPIDMVVVNLYPFAQTVARPGCTLEDAIENIDIGGPTMVRACAKNHAHTSIVVDAGDYPRVLAEIAEQNGAVSDTTRFDLAVKAFEHTARYDGAIANYLGTKVEGGADGLPRTYNTQFVKKQDMRYGENPHQQAAFYVEDDASEASVATATSLQGKALSFNNVADTDAAFECVKAYTDTACVIVKHANPCGVAVGETALEAYEKAFATDPTSAFGGIIAFNVPLDAETARAIIDRQFVEVIIAPGVSDEAVTIVAEKKNVRLLDVAAHWPGERHPAHDFKRVTGGLLVQDRDLGMVGRDELKVVTERAPSEQELRDLAFAWKVAKHVKSNAIVYAQQGQTIGVGAGQMSRVYSAKIAGIKASDEGLSVPGSVMASDAFFPFRDGIDAAAAAGITAVIQPGGSMRDAEVIEAANEAGIAMVFTGMRHFRH; the protein is encoded by the coding sequence ATGGCCAATCAAGCCCCTTCACCGCTGCCGGTACGCCGCGCCCTGATCAGCGTCTCCGACAAGACAGGCATCGTCGAGTTTGCCAAGGGCCTCGTCGCCCACGACGTCGAACTGCTCTCCACCGGCGGCACCTTCCGCCTGCTCAAGGAAGAGGGCGTCGCCGTCACCGAGGTATCCGAGCATACCGGTTTCCCGGAGATCATGGATGGCCGAGTCAAGACCCTGCATCCCAAGATCCACGGCGGCATTCTCGGTCGCCGCGGCCAGGATGACGCCGTGATGGCCGAGCACGATATCGCGCCGATCGATATGGTGGTGGTCAACCTCTACCCGTTCGCCCAGACCGTGGCCCGCCCGGGCTGTACCCTCGAAGACGCCATCGAGAACATCGATATCGGCGGCCCGACCATGGTGCGCGCCTGCGCCAAGAACCACGCCCACACCAGCATCGTGGTCGACGCCGGCGACTATCCGCGAGTGCTCGCCGAAATCGCCGAACAGAACGGCGCCGTAAGCGACACCACCCGCTTCGACCTGGCGGTCAAGGCCTTCGAGCACACCGCCCGCTACGACGGTGCCATCGCCAACTACCTGGGCACCAAGGTCGAAGGTGGCGCCGACGGCCTGCCGCGCACCTACAACACCCAGTTCGTCAAGAAACAGGACATGCGTTACGGCGAGAATCCGCATCAGCAGGCCGCCTTCTACGTCGAGGACGATGCCAGCGAAGCCAGTGTCGCCACCGCCACCTCGCTGCAGGGCAAGGCGCTGTCGTTCAACAACGTCGCCGACACCGACGCCGCCTTCGAATGCGTCAAGGCCTACACCGACACCGCCTGCGTGATCGTCAAGCACGCCAACCCCTGCGGTGTGGCCGTCGGCGAGACGGCGCTCGAAGCCTACGAGAAGGCCTTCGCCACCGACCCGACCAGCGCCTTCGGCGGCATCATCGCCTTCAACGTGCCGCTGGATGCCGAGACCGCCCGCGCGATTATCGACCGTCAGTTCGTCGAAGTGATCATCGCCCCGGGCGTCAGCGACGAAGCAGTCACCATCGTTGCCGAGAAGAAGAACGTCCGCCTGCTCGACGTGGCCGCCCATTGGCCCGGCGAACGCCACCCGGCCCACGACTTCAAGCGTGTCACCGGCGGTTTGCTGGTGCAGGACCGCGACCTGGGCATGGTCGGTCGCGATGAGCTCAAGGTGGTCACCGAACGCGCTCCCAGCGAGCAGGAACTGCGTGACCTGGCCTTTGCCTGGAAGGTCGCCAAGCACGTCAAGTCCAACGCCATCGTCTATGCCCAGCAGGGCCAGACCATCGGCGTGGGCGCCGGCCAGATGAGTCGCGTCTACTCGGCCAAGATCGCCGGCATCAAGGCGTCCGACGAAGGCCTCTCGGTGCCCGGCTCGGTGATGGCCAGTGACGCCTTCTTCCCGTTCCGCGATGGCATCGACGCCGCTGCCGCCGCCGGGATTACCGCGGTGATTCAGCCAGGCGGTTCGATGCGTGATGCCGAAGTGATCGAAGCGGCCAACGAGGCCGGCATCGCCATGGTGTTCACCGGCATGCGTCACTTCCGCCATTAA
- a CDS encoding NAD-dependent succinate-semialdehyde dehydrogenase, translating to MENLQDNPLFRPFAYIDGSWVAADSGEQIEVLNPATGEVIGQVPRLGRDETGRAIAAAESAFPAWRALTALERADILMKWHDLMHEHQQELAQIMTLEQGKPLKEAAGEIAYAASFLRWFAEQARRVYGETIPAANANQRVVVTKSPIGVVGAITPWNFPAAMITRKAGASLAAGCPIVVKPASQTPFSATAMALLAERAGVPRGIFNVVPGQASAIAAAMTESPVVRKITFTGSTEVGRQLMAQASQNIQKLSLELGGNAPFIVFEGADLDAAVDGAMAAKFRNAGQTCVCTNRFLVQSSVVNAFCEKLAAAMNSELHVGDGTHEGINIGPLIDEKAVTKVSEHVQDAVDNGAHVLLGGHPHPLGGSFFTPTLVNGVTPSMRVAKEETFGPLAAVFSFDDEEDAVGMANDTEFGLAAYFYSRDLGQVWRVSEALEYGMVGINTGAISNAAAPFGGVKASGLGREGGHQGIEEFLETKYLCIDLGQ from the coding sequence ATGGAAAATCTGCAAGACAACCCGCTGTTTCGCCCCTTCGCCTATATAGACGGCAGTTGGGTCGCTGCTGACAGCGGCGAGCAGATCGAGGTGCTCAATCCGGCCACGGGTGAGGTGATTGGCCAAGTGCCGCGCCTGGGTCGGGACGAGACCGGACGGGCTATCGCTGCCGCCGAGTCTGCCTTCCCCGCCTGGCGTGCGCTGACGGCGCTTGAGCGTGCCGACATCCTCATGAAGTGGCACGATCTGATGCACGAGCACCAGCAGGAACTGGCGCAGATCATGACCCTCGAGCAGGGCAAGCCGCTCAAGGAAGCCGCCGGTGAAATCGCCTATGCGGCGAGCTTCTTGCGCTGGTTCGCCGAGCAGGCGCGGCGCGTTTATGGCGAGACCATTCCTGCGGCCAACGCCAACCAGCGAGTCGTGGTCACCAAGTCACCGATCGGGGTGGTCGGGGCCATTACGCCCTGGAACTTCCCGGCGGCGATGATCACCCGCAAGGCCGGTGCCTCGCTTGCTGCCGGCTGCCCGATCGTGGTCAAGCCGGCCAGCCAGACACCGTTCTCGGCTACCGCCATGGCGCTGCTGGCCGAGCGTGCGGGTGTGCCGCGCGGTATCTTCAATGTGGTGCCGGGGCAGGCCAGTGCGATTGCGGCCGCCATGACGGAGTCACCGGTGGTGCGCAAGATCACCTTCACCGGCTCTACCGAAGTCGGCCGCCAGCTGATGGCGCAGGCCTCACAGAACATCCAGAAGCTGTCGCTGGAGCTGGGTGGCAACGCGCCCTTCATCGTCTTCGAGGGCGCGGATCTGGACGCCGCCGTTGACGGTGCCATGGCCGCCAAATTCCGCAACGCCGGTCAGACCTGCGTATGCACCAACCGCTTCCTGGTGCAGTCCAGCGTCGTCAATGCCTTCTGCGAGAAGCTGGCCGCAGCCATGAACTCAGAACTGCATGTCGGTGACGGCACCCATGAAGGCATCAACATCGGCCCGCTGATCGACGAGAAGGCGGTGACCAAGGTCAGCGAACACGTCCAGGACGCCGTCGACAATGGCGCCCATGTGCTGCTCGGCGGCCATCCGCATCCGTTGGGCGGCAGCTTCTTCACGCCGACGCTGGTCAACGGCGTTACCCCCAGCATGCGAGTGGCCAAGGAAGAAACCTTTGGCCCGCTGGCGGCGGTCTTCTCCTTCGATGATGAAGAGGATGCCGTGGGTATGGCCAATGACACCGAGTTCGGGCTGGCGGCGTACTTTTACAGCCGCGATCTGGGGCAGGTGTGGCGTGTCTCTGAGGCGCTGGAATATGGCATGGTCGGTATCAACACCGGTGCGATCTCCAATGCCGCTGCCCCCTTCGGTGGGGTCAAGGCCTCGGGTCTTGGCCGCGAGGGCGGCCATCAGGGCATCGAGGAATTCCTCGAGACCAAGTACCTGTGCATCGACCTGGGGCAGTGA